TACGCCACCCACACCTTCGTGCCGCCGACGCCGGGGCCGATTGCCGCTGCCGGTAACCTGGGCCTCGACGCCTCGCTGGGCCTGGTAATTCTGGTGGGTCTGGTGGTCGCCGCTACAACCGCCTTCGCCGGCATGCTCTGGGCCAACCGTTACCTCAAGCAGGATGACAACCAGTTGCTGGAGGAAGCCCCCAGCGAACTGCTGGCCGAAAACCTCGATTTCGATGCGCTGCGCGCCCGTTACGGCAAACTGCCGAACGCCTGGCAGGCCTTCGCGCCGATCTTCGTACCCATCGCCCTGATCTGTCTGGGGTCGATTGCCGCCTTCCCGAGCAAGCCATTCGGCAGCGAAGGCCTGTTCACGGTGCTGAGCTTTCTCGGCCAGCCAGTCGCTGCGCTGCTGGTAGGGCTGGCACTGGCTTGCAGCCTGCTCAAGGGCAAGGACAAGCGTAAGCAATTCCATGACTTCGTCGCCGACGGCCTCAAGGATGCCGCGCCGATCCTGCTGATCACCGGTGCCGGTGGCGCCTTCGGTGCAGTACTCAAGGCCACGGCGCTGACCGGCTACCTGGGCGACACCCTGTCGGCGCTGGGCATTGGCCTGTTCATGCCGTTCCTGGTGGCGGCGGCGCTGAAAAGTGCGCAGGGCTCGTCCACCGTGGCGCTGGTCACCACCTCGGCCATGGTCGCGCCGCTGCTGGGCAATCTGGGCCTGGACAGCGAGATGGGCCGCGTGCTGACCGTGATGGCCATTGGCGCTGGCGCCATGACCGTGTCCCACGCCAACGACAGCTTCTTCTGGGTGGTCACCCAGTTCAGCCGCATGAAAGTGGCCACAGCCTATCGCGCTCAGACTCTGGCGACCCTGGTTCAGGGCATCGCCGGCATGCTCACCGTGTGGCTGCTCAGCCTGGTGCTGCTGTAATCCGCTCCAACGGCGGACGGCCATGGCGCCGTTCGCCCCTGCCGAGGTACCCGAGATGAAAATCGTCATCGCCCCCGACTCCTTCAAGGAGAGTCTCAGTGCGCCCGATGTGGCGGCTGCCATCGCTCGTGGCTGGCAGCAGGTGTTCCCCGAGGCCGAGTGCCTGTTGCGGCCAATGGCCGATGGCGGCGAGGGCACGGTCGACGCCTTGCTCGCAGCCGTGGGGGGCGAGCGCCGCGAATGCCAGGTGCGCGGCCCCATGGGCACGCCCGTGCAGGCGCACTGGGGCTGGCTGGGCGACGCGACGGCGGTGATCGAGATGGCAGCCGCCAGCGGGCTGCACTGGGTGCCGCGTGAGCAGCGCGACGCCTGCCTGGCCAGCAGCTACGGCACTGGGGAGTTGATCCGCCAGGCGCTGGATGCCGGCGCGAAGCGCATCATTCTCGGCCTTGGCGGCAGCGCCACCAACGATGGTGGCGCCGGTTTGCTGCAGGCTCTGGGCCTGCGTCTACTTGATGAGCAGGGACGTGAACTGCCACCCGGCGGTGCGGCGCTGGCTGGGCTGGATCAGCTCGATCTCAGCGGCCTGGACGCGCGTTTGCTGTCGGTGCAGGTGGAGGTGGCAGCCGACGTCGACAACCCCCTGTGCGGCCCGCGTGGTGCCTCCGCGGTGTTCGGTCCGCAGAAGGGCGCGACCCCCGCGCAGGTCGAGCAACTGGATGCTGCCCTCGGGCGCTTCGCGCGCATCGCTGCCGCGACGCTGGGGGAGGATCACGCCGGTTTTCCGGGTGTCGGCGCAGCTGGTGGTCTCGGTTTTGCCGCGCGTGCCTTCTTGAAGGCCAGCTTCCGCCCTGGCATCGCCCTGGTGGCTGAGCTTTCTGGCCTGGCCGAAGCCGTGGCGGGCGCCGATCTGGTGATCACCGGGGAAGGGCGGATGGATGCGCAGACCCTGCACGGCAAGACGCCGATGGGCGTGGCCAAAGTGGCGCAGGTGGCGGGCGTGCCGGTGATCGCTCTGGCCGGTAGCCTCGGCGACGGCTATCAGGCGCTTTACGACGCCGGCATCGAGGCGGCCTTCAGTCTTGCGCCGGGGCCGCTGAGCCTGGAGCAGGCGATGGCGGGCGCGGCTGCTGAGCTGGAGGCACGGGCGGTGGATATCGCGCGGCTATGGCGCCTGGCCGGGCGTGGCTGAGCTGCCGTCATAGTCCTGCGCTGCCTGTTCGAGAAATGCCGACAACTGCTTGCGCGGCAGCTTTTGCCGACGGGCAACTTCCAGGCGTTCGAGCATGAAGCTACGCTTGTCTGCATCGGTACCGGCCAGGGAGAGCGCCAGGTCACGATCCACCCAGCGCCTTATGCGCAGGTACAGCCAGCCATGGAAGATCAGGCCGGCGAGGGTGGTGACCAGAATGATGAAATAGTCCATGCAGTACTCTGATGCCTCGATTCACAGCGCATTCTAGCTGTCGGGCGGCTGTACGGGGCTGTGTCTTTACGTCGCGTCGAGTGACACTTTGCCGCCAGGGCTGTCTAATGGTTCAACTGATCAACGGAGGAAGTCCACCATGCGTAAGCCTGCAGTATTGACTGTGTTCGTTGCCGCGACTCTGACCCTGGGCGGTTGTGCGTCTAGCCTGACTGGCGACACCTACAGCCGTGACGAGGCTCGTCAGGTTCAGACGGTGCGCATGGGTACCATCGAATCCCTGCGCCCGGTGAAGATCGAAGGCACCAAGACCCCGATAGGCGCCGGTGCTGGTGCGGTCATCGGTGGTGTTGGCGGCAGTGGTCTGGGTGGCGGTCGCGGCAGCGCGGTAATGGCAGTGATCGGCGCAGTGGCCGGTGGCCTGCTGGGCGCGGCGGCCGAAGAGGGCCTGACCCGTACCCAGGGTGTGGAGATCACTGTGCGTGAGGACGACGGCACCATGCGCGCCTACGTGCAGGAAGTCGAGCCCAACCAGATTTTCCGCGTCGGTGAGCGTGTACGCATCATGACGGTGAATGGCACCAGTCGCGTCACTCACTGAATAGTGGATGGAAGAACCGGAGCGGTCGTGGACTGCTCCGGTTTTTTTATGCGTGCGGCTCATCTATCGCTCGATAGATAGATTCGCTTATTCAGGTGTCGGTGCGTTTAGTAATAATTCAATGCATGACGATCCGCCGATAGGTATGGATAATCGGTGGTTATTCTTGTCACGACAACGACTTAGCTGATTCGTTGTGGTGCGGGGTTCGTCACCGTCAGGGAGTTGCGACTCCAGTTCTCGTCGTCGGTCGTGGTCGGCCGGCGTGCTTGCATAAGGGGTTTTGCTGATGGCGCTTGCGTTGATCGTCGCCTTGCCATTTCTGGGGCTGTTGCTTCCGGTGCTCGCCGAGCGCCTGGGGCGTTCGGCCTGTGCCGTCGCGGCTGCACTGCCGCCGTTGATCGCGCTGGTGCTGTTGTTCAGTTTGCAGCCGGGGGTATTTGCCGGTGAGGTGCTGCGGGTCAGGCTGGAGTGGTTGCCGCAACTGGGTTTCAACCTCAGCTTGCGCCTCGACGGCCTGGGGTTTCTCTTCGCCCTGCTGATTCTCGGCATCGGCCTGCTGGTGATCCTCTACGCCCGCTACTACCTGTCCAAGAGCGAGCCGATGGGGCGCTTCTTCGCCTTCCTGCTGCTGTTCATGGGCGCCATGCTTGGCGTGGTGCTGTCGGAAAACCTGCTGCTGATGCTGGTGTTCTGGGAGCTGACCAGCCTCTCGTCGTTCTTGCTGATCGGCTTCTGGGGTTCGCGCTCCGATGCCCGCAAGGGCGCGCGCATGGCCCTGGCGATCACCGGTGGCGGCGGCCTGGCGCTGCTGGCCGGCATCCTGCTGATCGGTCATATCGCCGGCAGCTTCGAGCTGTCGCAGGTGCTCGCCGCCGGCTATGCGATCCGTGCCCATGAACTGTACCCGCTGGCGCTGGTGCTGGTGCTGCTGGGGGTGTTCACCAAGTCGGCGCAGTTTCCCTTCCATTTCTGGCTGCCGCATGCAATGGCGGCGCCGACGCCGGTGTCGGCCTATCTGCACTCGGCGACCATGGTCAAGGCCGGTGTCTTCCTGCTGGCCCGTCTGTACCCGGCGCTGGCCGGTTCCGAGTGGTGGTTCTATCTGGTCAGCCTGACCGGCCTGGCCACGCTGTTGATCGGCGCGACCCTGGCGCTGTTCCAGCATGACCTCAAGGGCCTGCTGGCTTACTCGACCATCAGCCACCTGGGCCTGATCACCCTGTTGTTCGGCCTCGATACGCGCCTGGCGGCAGTCGCCGCGGTGTTCCACATCATCAACCACGCCACCTTCAAGGCCTCGCTGTTCATGGCCGCTGGCATCATCGACCACGAAACCGGCAGCCGTGACATGCGGCGTATCAACGGCATGTGGAAGTACATGCCGCACACGGCGATGCTGGCCATGGTGGCGGCCTCGGCGATGGCCGGGGTGCCACTGCTCAACGGCTTTTTGAGCAAGGAAATGTTCTTCACCGAAACCCTGCACCAGCACCTGCTGGGCAGCTTCAATTGGGTGATTCCGGCAGCGGCGACTCTGGCCGGGGTGTTCTCGGTGGCCTATTCGCTGCGCTTCATCCACGACGTGTTCTTCAACGGCGAGCCCATCGATCTGCCGAAATACCCGCCGCACGAGCCGCCGCGTTACATGAAGGTGCCGGTGGAGGTGCTGGTGTTCCTGTGCCTGCTGGTGGGCATCGTGCCGGCCTACACCGTGGCGCCGCTGCTGGCTGCCGCAGCTTCGGCAACCTTGGGGGGCAACCTGCCGGAGTACAGCCTGTCGATCTGGCATGGCGTCAACCTGCCGCTGATCATGAGCCTGGTCGCACTGATCGGCGGTGTGTTGGTCTACGCCCTGCGCAAGCCGCTGTTCCGCTGGTACGCCGGGATGCCCAGCGTGGATGCCAAGCTGGTGTTCGAGCGCATGGTGGTGAGCCTGTTCATCAGTGCATCGGCGCTGACCCGCCGCTTGGACAATGCATCGCTGCAGCGCTACATCGCCTACCTGCTGGGGTCGGCCATCGTCGTGGTGGTGATGGCGCTGGGGCCGCTGCCGGAGTTGGGTGGTTCGGTGCCGCTCAGTCCGATCGACGGCATTACCGCGCTGGGGCTGGGTATTCTGACTCTCGCTGCGCTGGTCACGGTGATCTTCCACCGTCAGCGTCTGGTGGCGCTGTTGATGCTCAGCGTGGTCGGGCTGATGGTGGCGCTGGCCTTTGCCCGTTTCTCGGCGCCGGATCTGGCGCTGACGCAGCTATCGGTCGAGGTGGTGACCATCATCCTGCTGATGCTGGCGCTGTTCTTCCTGCCGGCGCAGACGCGGGTGGAGTCCAGCAGCATGCGCGCCCTGCGTGACTTCAGCCTGGCCATCGGCAGCGGGGTGATGGTGTCGATGCTGGCCTTCGCCGTGCTCACTCGCCCCTACGACAGCATTGCCGGCTACTTCTTGGCCAACAGCGTTTCCGGTGGCGGTGGCACCAACGTGGTCAACGTCATTCTGGTGGACTTCCGTGGCTTCGATACCCTGGGCGAGATCAGCGTGCTGGCCATCGCCGGTGTCGGCATCTACGCCATGCTCGATGGCCTGCGCCTGTTCCAGCCCAATGCCGACGCCGAGGGCCGTAGCTGGGCGCGGGATCGCCACCCGCTGATCCTCGCTACCCTGTCGCGCGTGCTGTTGCCGATGGCGCTGCTGATTTCGGTGTTCATCTTCCTGCGCGGTCACAACCTGCCGGGTGGCGGCTTCATCGCTGGCCTGGTCACCGCCGTGGCGCTGATCCTGCAATACGTGGCCAGCGGGGTGCAGTGGACGCAATCGCGTCTGCCGCTCAACTACCACCGCCTGGCGGGCAGCGGCGTAATGATCGCAACCGCCACGGGGTTGGGTAGTTGGTTGTTCGAGCGCCCTTTCCTGACTTCGGCGTTCGGTCATTTCCACATCCCCCTGGTGGGGGAGATCGAGCTGGCCACGGCCATGCTCTTCGACCTGGGCGTTTACCTGACGGTAGTCGGGTCGACCCTGCTCATTCTCGCTAACCTGGGCAAGTTGACCCAGGAAAAGCCCGGCCAGGAGGTACTCTGACATGGAGGCGCTATTTGCCGTCGCGCTTGGCATTCTGACCTCGAGCGGCGTGTATCTGCTACTGCGAGCCCGCACCTTCCCGGTGGTGATGGGCCTGACCCTGATTTCCTATGCGGTCAACCTGTTCCTCTTCGCCATGGGGCGCCTGCAGACCGGCGCTTCCACTGTGATCGGGCTTGGCTCGCGCTACGTCGACCCGCTGCCGCAGGCGCTGGTGCTGACCGCCATCGTCATCGGCTTCGCCATGACCGCCTTCGTCGTGGTGCTGGCACTGCGCAGCGTCGGTGAGCTGAGCACCGACCACGTCGATGGCCGGGAGCAGCATCGATGAACCATGCGTTGATCCTTCCTCTGCTCCTGCCCATGTTGGCAGGCAGCCTGCTACTGGTAGCCGCGCGCCGCGACATGCCGTTCAAGCGGCTCGTTTCCGTCGCTGCCACGGCCTTGCTCGTACCGCTGAGCCTGTGGCTGCTGCTACAGGCCGACCAGGGCGTGATTCAGGTCTATGCCCTGGGCAACTGGCAGCCGCCGTTCGGCATCGTGCTGGTGCTCGACCGTCTCAGCGCGCTGATGCTGGTCGTGACCTCGGTGTTGGCGTTGTTCGCCGTGCTCTATGCCATGCGTGGCGACGACGAGCGCGGGCGCAACTTCCACGCCCTGTTCCAGTTCCAGTTGCTGGGTATCAACGGTGCCTTTCTCACCGGCGACCTGTTCAACCTGTTCGTCTTCTTCGAGATCCTGCTGATCGCCTCCTACTCGCTGCTGCTGCATGGCGGTGGCAAGGATCGGGTGCGGGCGGGTCTGCACTATGTGGTGCTCAACCTGGTCGGCTCGGCCTTCTTCCTGATTGCCGTGGGCACGCTGTATGGCGTTACCGGCACGCTGAACATGGCCGACATGTCGGTACGCGTCGCTGCCGCCGGTGCCGATCATGCACCGCTGATCGCTGCCGCGGCCATGTTGTTGCTGGTGGTGTTCGGCCTCAAGGCGGCGTTCCTGCCGCTGTACTTCTGGCTGCCGCGCGCCTATGCCGCGGCCACCGCGCCGGTGGCGGCGCTGTTCGCCATCATGACCAAGGTCGGCCTGTATTCGATCCTGCGGGTCTACACCCTGGTGTTCGGCGACGAAGCCGGCAACCTCTCGCACATGGTGCAGGAGTGGCTGTGGCCGCTGGCCCTGCTGACCCTGGCGCTGGGTGCCATCGGTGCCTTCGCCTCGGTCACCCTGCAAGGCATGCTTGCCTATCTGGTGGTGCTGTCGGTGGGTACCTTGCTCGCCGGCATGGCACTGGGTACGCCCGAGGCGCTGCAGGCCGCGCTGTTCTACCTGATTCACAGCACCTGGGTGGCGGGGGCGCTGTTCCTCATCGCCGACCTGATCAGCCGCCAGCGCGGCATCAAGGTGGGCCAACTGATCCAGGGGCCGGCGCTGCAGAACCCGCATATTCTCGGCGCGCTGTTCTTCGCCGGCGCCATTGCCGTGGCCGGGTTGCCGCCACTGTCCGGTTTCTTCGGCAAGGTGCTGCTGCTCAAGGCAGTCGGGACGGGTTGGGAGGCCGCGCTGCTGTGGCCAGTGGTACTGATTGGTGGCCTGGTGACCCTGATCAGCCTCAGCCGCGCCGGCAGCACGCTGTTCTGGCGCGTCGGCCTGAGCCAACTGGACAGTGCCGAACTCGATACTGGCCGCCTGCTCGCGGCTATCGGCCTGCTGCTGATGAGCTCGCTGCTGGTGGCCTGTGCCGCGCCGGCACTGGATTATCTGGCCGCCACGGTGGCGCAGCTGCATGACCTGGAGAGTTACCACATGATCCTGCACAGCGGAGGTGGCGCATGAGCGCACGTCGCTGGTTGCCACATCCGCTGCTGAGCCTGTGCCTGCTCGGCGTCTGGCTGTTGTTGGTGAACGATTTCAGTTTTGGCCAATGGTTGCTGGGGGCATTCCTCGGCTGGCTGATCCCCCTGGTCAGCCAGGTGTTCTGGATCAACCCGCCGCAGATCCGCAAGCCGCTCAAGCTGTGCCTGTTCCTGCTGCGTGTGCTGGGCGACATCGT
The genomic region above belongs to Pseudomonas sp. GOM7 and contains:
- a CDS encoding GntP family permease, with the protein product MGLVLILVALIAFIVLSTTRLKLHPFLALLGAALIAGFAYQLPSGEIIKTITAGFGGILGYIGIVIVLGTIIGVILERSGAAITMAETVIRVLGQRFPTLTMSIIGYLVSIPVFCDSGYVILNSLKNALAARMKVSVVAMSVALATGLYATHTFVPPTPGPIAAAGNLGLDASLGLVILVGLVVAATTAFAGMLWANRYLKQDDNQLLEEAPSELLAENLDFDALRARYGKLPNAWQAFAPIFVPIALICLGSIAAFPSKPFGSEGLFTVLSFLGQPVAALLVGLALACSLLKGKDKRKQFHDFVADGLKDAAPILLITGAGGAFGAVLKATALTGYLGDTLSALGIGLFMPFLVAAALKSAQGSSTVALVTTSAMVAPLLGNLGLDSEMGRVLTVMAIGAGAMTVSHANDSFFWVVTQFSRMKVATAYRAQTLATLVQGIAGMLTVWLLSLVLL
- a CDS encoding glycerate kinase, with the protein product MKIVIAPDSFKESLSAPDVAAAIARGWQQVFPEAECLLRPMADGGEGTVDALLAAVGGERRECQVRGPMGTPVQAHWGWLGDATAVIEMAAASGLHWVPREQRDACLASSYGTGELIRQALDAGAKRIILGLGGSATNDGGAGLLQALGLRLLDEQGRELPPGGAALAGLDQLDLSGLDARLLSVQVEVAADVDNPLCGPRGASAVFGPQKGATPAQVEQLDAALGRFARIAAATLGEDHAGFPGVGAAGGLGFAARAFLKASFRPGIALVAELSGLAEAVAGADLVITGEGRMDAQTLHGKTPMGVAKVAQVAGVPVIALAGSLGDGYQALYDAGIEAAFSLAPGPLSLEQAMAGAAAELEARAVDIARLWRLAGRG
- a CDS encoding monovalent cation/H+ antiporter subunit A, encoding MALALIVALPFLGLLLPVLAERLGRSACAVAAALPPLIALVLLFSLQPGVFAGEVLRVRLEWLPQLGFNLSLRLDGLGFLFALLILGIGLLVILYARYYLSKSEPMGRFFAFLLLFMGAMLGVVLSENLLLMLVFWELTSLSSFLLIGFWGSRSDARKGARMALAITGGGGLALLAGILLIGHIAGSFELSQVLAAGYAIRAHELYPLALVLVLLGVFTKSAQFPFHFWLPHAMAAPTPVSAYLHSATMVKAGVFLLARLYPALAGSEWWFYLVSLTGLATLLIGATLALFQHDLKGLLAYSTISHLGLITLLFGLDTRLAAVAAVFHIINHATFKASLFMAAGIIDHETGSRDMRRINGMWKYMPHTAMLAMVAASAMAGVPLLNGFLSKEMFFTETLHQHLLGSFNWVIPAAATLAGVFSVAYSLRFIHDVFFNGEPIDLPKYPPHEPPRYMKVPVEVLVFLCLLVGIVPAYTVAPLLAAAASATLGGNLPEYSLSIWHGVNLPLIMSLVALIGGVLVYALRKPLFRWYAGMPSVDAKLVFERMVVSLFISASALTRRLDNASLQRYIAYLLGSAIVVVVMALGPLPELGGSVPLSPIDGITALGLGILTLAALVTVIFHRQRLVALLMLSVVGLMVALAFARFSAPDLALTQLSVEVVTIILLMLALFFLPAQTRVESSSMRALRDFSLAIGSGVMVSMLAFAVLTRPYDSIAGYFLANSVSGGGGTNVVNVILVDFRGFDTLGEISVLAIAGVGIYAMLDGLRLFQPNADAEGRSWARDRHPLILATLSRVLLPMALLISVFIFLRGHNLPGGGFIAGLVTAVALILQYVASGVQWTQSRLPLNYHRLAGSGVMIATATGLGSWLFERPFLTSAFGHFHIPLVGEIELATAMLFDLGVYLTVVGSTLLILANLGKLTQEKPGQEVL
- a CDS encoding Na+/H+ antiporter subunit C, encoding MEALFAVALGILTSSGVYLLLRARTFPVVMGLTLISYAVNLFLFAMGRLQTGASTVIGLGSRYVDPLPQALVLTAIVIGFAMTAFVVVLALRSVGELSTDHVDGREQHR
- a CDS encoding monovalent cation/H+ antiporter subunit D, with protein sequence MNHALILPLLLPMLAGSLLLVAARRDMPFKRLVSVAATALLVPLSLWLLLQADQGVIQVYALGNWQPPFGIVLVLDRLSALMLVVTSVLALFAVLYAMRGDDERGRNFHALFQFQLLGINGAFLTGDLFNLFVFFEILLIASYSLLLHGGGKDRVRAGLHYVVLNLVGSAFFLIAVGTLYGVTGTLNMADMSVRVAAAGADHAPLIAAAAMLLLVVFGLKAAFLPLYFWLPRAYAAATAPVAALFAIMTKVGLYSILRVYTLVFGDEAGNLSHMVQEWLWPLALLTLALGAIGAFASVTLQGMLAYLVVLSVGTLLAGMALGTPEALQAALFYLIHSTWVAGALFLIADLISRQRGIKVGQLIQGPALQNPHILGALFFAGAIAVAGLPPLSGFFGKVLLLKAVGTGWEAALLWPVVLIGGLVTLISLSRAGSTLFWRVGLSQLDSAELDTGRLLAAIGLLLMSSLLVACAAPALDYLAATVAQLHDLESYHMILHSGGGA